One genomic segment of Helicobacter enhydrae includes these proteins:
- a CDS encoding cytochrome b, whose product MAEIKKANGLIDWLDQRIAIRTLTKVLMTEYWVPKNINFLWAMGVVLLVLFTMLFVSGLFLLMYYKPDTNLAFNSVNYTIMTEVAYGWLWRNIHAVSASMVFLIIYIHMFVGIYYGSYKKGREIIWISGMLLFVLFSAEAFSGYMLPWGQMSYWAAVVITNLFGGIPFIGPDVVEWIRGDYSVADATLTRFFMLHVCLLPVLILSVIALHFYTLRVPHVNNEEGEHLDFELEAKKYMEGQKKESKVIPFWPAFLSKDIFVVFIFLTLFFFLVCYNYGFALDPINFDPADNLKTPAHIYPEWYFLWSYEILRGFFFSADFGLAMFGLANVIFFLLPFLDRSHVVDPAHKRPAFFIWFVLLLVDMIVLTIFGKLPPEGANVWVGFGASVIFIGLFIMLPLITRCEKGGVK is encoded by the coding sequence ATGGCTGAAATCAAAAAGGCAAATGGGTTGATTGATTGGCTTGATCAAAGAATCGCAATCAGAACGCTTACAAAAGTTTTGATGACAGAATATTGGGTCCCAAAAAACATCAATTTTCTTTGGGCGATGGGTGTGGTGCTGCTTGTGCTATTTACAATGCTTTTTGTTTCTGGATTGTTTTTGTTGATGTATTACAAACCTGATACCAATCTTGCTTTTAATAGCGTGAATTACACGATTATGACAGAGGTGGCTTATGGTTGGTTGTGGCGTAACATTCACGCAGTCAGTGCGAGTATGGTGTTTTTGATCATTTATATCCATATGTTTGTAGGGATTTATTATGGCTCTTACAAAAAAGGAAGAGAGATTATTTGGATTAGCGGAATGCTTTTGTTTGTTCTCTTTTCTGCAGAGGCTTTCAGTGGATATATGTTGCCTTGGGGGCAGATGAGCTATTGGGCTGCTGTGGTGATTACCAATCTTTTTGGTGGGATTCCTTTTATTGGACCTGATGTTGTCGAGTGGATTAGAGGGGATTATAGTGTGGCAGATGCGACATTGACAAGATTTTTTATGTTGCATGTTTGCTTGTTGCCTGTATTGATTTTGAGCGTTATTGCGTTGCATTTCTATACTTTGAGGGTGCCACATGTGAATAATGAAGAGGGCGAGCATCTTGATTTTGAACTTGAAGCCAAAAAATATATGGAAGGACAGAAAAAAGAATCAAAAGTGATTCCATTTTGGCCCGCATTTTTATCCAAAGATATTTTTGTTGTCTTTATTTTCTTGACATTGTTCTTTTTCCTTGTGTGCTATAACTATGGTTTTGCCCTTGATCCAATCAACTTCGATCCTGCAGACAATCTCAAAACCCCCGCACATATTTATCCAGAATGGTATTTTTTGTGGAGCTATGAAATTTTGAGAGGCTTTTTCTTTAGTGCAGATTTTGGTCTTGCGATGTTTGGATTGGCTAATGTGATATTTTTCTTATTGCCATTTTTGGATCGCAGTCATGTCGTGGATCCTGCACACAAGCGTCCAGCATTTTTCATCTGGTTTGTGTTGTTGCTTGTGGATATGATTGTCTTGACAATTTTTGGGAAACTTCCTCCGGAGGGGGCGAATGTATGGGTTGGCTTCGGTGCTTCGGTGATATTTATCGGGTTGTTTATTATGCTCCCATTGATTACAAGATGTGAAAAAGGAGGTGTTAAATGA
- a CDS encoding tetraacyldisaccharide 4'-kinase, giving the protein MRLIDRYFYKPLWWQKILIFLLLPISYFYCLCAYLKRKLSTKLDFGIPIISVGNLVVGGSGKTPFIIQIANAFPDRKIAIISRGYKRKSKGLVIVSNQGTIQCSPQESGDEPYLIAQSVKHATVIVCKNRKQAILQAKEMRNEIVFLDDGFRFNFKKLNIVLKPKLQPYYPFCLPSGMYREWKHLDQEADLVIQEGEDYVREVSVKNATKRMLLVTAIASPSRLEEFLPDVVGKIYYPDHATFQTKELQEKIQQYNATSLLITSKDYVKLKDTGFELSLLELQLRIKDSVLQTIATYIQGELSNESPTL; this is encoded by the coding sequence ATGCGTCTTATTGATCGATATTTTTACAAACCTCTATGGTGGCAAAAGATTCTTATCTTTCTTTTGTTGCCTATTTCTTATTTTTATTGCCTATGTGCATACCTCAAAAGAAAATTATCGACAAAGCTTGATTTTGGCATTCCTATCATCAGTGTTGGCAACCTAGTCGTCGGAGGCAGTGGCAAAACACCTTTCATCATACAAATAGCCAACGCCTTCCCCGATCGCAAAATCGCCATTATTTCTAGAGGCTACAAGCGTAAAAGCAAAGGATTGGTCATAGTGTCCAATCAAGGCACCATACAATGCAGTCCTCAAGAATCAGGCGATGAGCCCTATTTGATCGCCCAAAGCGTGAAACACGCAACGGTCATTGTTTGCAAAAATCGCAAACAGGCGATTTTACAAGCCAAAGAAATGAGAAATGAAATCGTATTTTTGGATGATGGATTCCGATTTAATTTCAAAAAATTAAACATTGTCCTCAAGCCCAAACTTCAGCCGTATTATCCTTTTTGTCTCCCTAGTGGAATGTATCGAGAATGGAAACATCTTGATCAAGAAGCTGATCTAGTCATACAAGAAGGCGAGGATTATGTTCGTGAAGTCAGTGTCAAAAACGCAACCAAGCGTATGCTCCTTGTGACAGCCATTGCTAGCCCCTCAAGACTTGAGGAATTCTTGCCAGATGTCGTAGGCAAAATCTACTACCCCGATCACGCCACTTTCCAAACAAAAGAGCTTCAAGAAAAGATTCAGCAATACAATGCCACAAGCCTACTCATCACTTCCAAAGATTATGTCAAGCTCAAGGACACGGGATTTGAGCTTAGCCTTTTGGAACTTCAGCTACGCATCAAAGATAGCGTTTTGCAAACGATTGCAACTTATATTCAAGGAGAACTGAGCAATGAAAGCCCCACACTTTAG
- the bcp gene encoding thioredoxin-dependent thiol peroxidase, whose translation MKAPHFSLPNQDGMMTSLQNLLHRTLVLYFYPKDNTAGCTLEAQDFTQLIGEFDKCQTNIVGISPDSVKSHKNFIAKHDLGIMLLSDGDKSVSAQYGAFGEKKLYGKTYQGIIRSTFVIAQNGDILHSWKNVKAKNHAKEVLEWIQHHRP comes from the coding sequence ATGAAAGCCCCACACTTTAGCCTTCCCAATCAAGATGGGATGATGACTTCCCTACAAAACTTATTGCATCGCACACTTGTGCTTTATTTCTATCCCAAAGACAACACGGCAGGTTGCACCTTGGAAGCTCAAGATTTTACGCAACTCATTGGTGAGTTTGACAAATGCCAAACAAACATCGTGGGAATCAGTCCCGATAGTGTCAAAAGCCATAAGAATTTTATCGCCAAACACGATCTTGGGATTATGTTGCTTAGCGACGGAGACAAAAGTGTCAGTGCTCAATATGGTGCCTTTGGCGAGAAAAAACTTTATGGCAAAACCTATCAGGGGATCATACGCTCCACTTTTGTGATTGCCCAAAATGGCGACATACTGCACTCTTGGAAAAATGTCAAAGCCAAAAATCACGCCAAAGAAGTTTTGGAATGGATTCAACACCACAGACCCTAA
- a CDS encoding NAD+ synthase — translation MTQSHKQIINAMIRFLKTQTKKRGFSRVVYGLSGGLDSAIVGRLSQMAFGKNATALLMPTSLSSKENLQDARDFTNHFDIPHHIISLSDYEPILQKYPKMSKERFGNLCARLRMMILYDYSAQEHALVVGTSNKTERILGYGTIYGDLAYAINPIGNFYKTELFELAHHLEIPHSIIHKKPSADLFEGQTDEEDLGFSYQEIDHLLQKIEERKLNLYKTDVIFDMIRGEFSQSLLSSVLTRISKNSFKNKGPSIFTSRTHKSKESAQ, via the coding sequence ATCACACAATCTCACAAGCAAATCATTAACGCGATGATTAGATTTTTGAAAACTCAAACCAAAAAACGCGGATTTTCTCGCGTCGTTTATGGTCTTAGTGGGGGTTTGGATAGTGCGATTGTCGGGAGATTGTCCCAAATGGCATTTGGCAAAAACGCCACGGCACTTCTAATGCCCACAAGCCTAAGCTCCAAAGAGAATCTACAAGACGCACGCGATTTTACCAATCACTTCGACATCCCCCACCATATTATCAGCCTATCAGACTATGAGCCTATCTTGCAAAAATACCCCAAAATGAGCAAAGAGCGTTTTGGCAATCTGTGTGCCAGACTAAGGATGATGATACTCTATGACTACTCTGCACAAGAACATGCCCTAGTTGTTGGCACAAGCAACAAAACAGAACGCATATTGGGCTATGGCACCATTTATGGTGATCTAGCCTATGCTATCAATCCGATTGGCAATTTTTACAAAACAGAGCTTTTTGAACTTGCTCATCATCTTGAGATTCCGCACTCTATCATCCACAAAAAACCAAGTGCAGATCTCTTTGAGGGGCAGACCGATGAGGAGGATTTGGGCTTCTCATACCAAGAAATTGACCATTTGTTACAAAAAATTGAAGAGCGAAAATTAAATTTGTATAAGACAGATGTAATTTTTGATATGATTCGGGGCGAATTTTCACAATCTTTGCTTAGCAGTGTTTTAACGAGGATTAGCAAGAATAGCTTTAAAAACAAGGGTCCAAGTATTTTTACTTCACGCACCCACAAAAGTAAGGAGTCAGCACAATGA
- the petA gene encoding ubiquinol-cytochrome c reductase iron-sulfur subunit, with protein sequence MSENQRRDFIGMALGGGVAFGAVASLIAMKKTWDPLPSVVSAGFTTVDISALQEGEIMTVEWRKKPVYILRMAKDDPDAEKFLGKRNIKIGDAIYTIGVQICTHLGCIPGYESSKKEFLCACHGGRFNSSGINEPGTPPPVPMEIPPFKLIDGGKKLLLGEAGEEYQQLAIKGGK encoded by the coding sequence ATGTCTGAAAATCAAAGACGAGATTTTATCGGTATGGCTCTTGGTGGTGGCGTTGCCTTTGGTGCAGTGGCTTCGCTGATTGCAATGAAAAAAACTTGGGATCCACTTCCAAGTGTGGTATCTGCGGGTTTTACAACGGTTGATATTTCTGCGTTGCAAGAGGGGGAAATCATGACCGTAGAATGGAGAAAGAAGCCTGTATATATTCTTAGGATGGCAAAAGATGATCCGGATGCAGAAAAGTTTTTAGGAAAAAGGAATATCAAAATCGGTGATGCAATTTATACGATCGGAGTTCAGATCTGCACACATTTGGGATGTATCCCCGGATACGAATCAAGCAAAAAGGAATTTTTGTGTGCATGTCATGGAGGACGCTTCAATTCATCAGGGATCAATGAGCCCGGAACGCCACCTCCTGTGCCAATGGAGATACCACCATTCAAACTGATTGATGGCGGCAAAAAATTGCTTTTGGGTGAAGCTGGAGAAGAATATCAGCAACTTGCAATTAAAGGAGGTAAATAA
- a CDS encoding DegT/DnrJ/EryC1/StrS family aminotransferase codes for MNTNIPFFLYDIHTDDLPSISQTILNYSTSDSNRQKKPIDYVELLEQKTQEITQVKHSVVVRSKISALLLALQTIGIKRNHRVICSVYCHPFVPECIRYFEAEPIFVDIHPENLAMLPEKCEEILTKKAGKKDDRIKAIIVSHIGGMLCDMEPFYKIKDEYNIGIIEDISSSIWLKNTKGNFVGSDLRTDFTILSYLPSMKGKLFLAGAVLTNNAIFAEKCRTLRYHSYIGENANSGLFYDVIDMSLDHSVSIVSAHLAYLTCKQYAEQELRRKEIAKMYQEGLSDLEGVMLPQEKETNIYSLFIVRFNKGRDRIASQLKEAGIETMLHFIPINFLSYYKNKFELKVTQFPNALDVYQEALSLPIYLGMSDDDVTQVIQAIRNILKADKE; via the coding sequence ATGAATACAAATATCCCGTTTTTTTTATACGATATTCACACCGATGATTTGCCATCCATTTCACAGACTATTTTGAATTATTCCACATCCGACTCGAATCGACAAAAAAAACCCATAGATTATGTGGAATTATTGGAGCAAAAAACTCAAGAAATCACACAAGTCAAACATTCTGTTGTCGTGCGTTCAAAAATCTCTGCACTCCTACTTGCGTTGCAAACAATAGGTATCAAACGCAACCATCGCGTCATTTGCTCTGTCTATTGCCACCCATTTGTGCCAGAGTGTATCCGATATTTTGAAGCAGAACCAATCTTTGTGGATATTCATCCAGAAAACCTAGCAATGCTGCCAGAGAAATGCGAAGAGATTTTGACCAAAAAAGCAGGGAAAAAAGACGATCGTATCAAAGCAATCATTGTGTCTCATATTGGCGGAATGCTTTGTGATATGGAGCCTTTTTACAAAATCAAAGATGAATACAATATAGGCATTATCGAAGATATCAGCTCATCCATTTGGCTCAAAAATACAAAAGGGAATTTTGTAGGATCAGATCTTAGGACAGATTTCACTATCCTCTCCTATCTCCCAAGTATGAAGGGCAAATTGTTTCTTGCCGGAGCAGTTCTCACAAACAATGCTATTTTTGCAGAAAAATGTCGGACACTACGCTACCACTCTTATATCGGAGAAAATGCCAATAGTGGCTTGTTTTATGATGTTATCGATATGAGCTTAGATCATTCTGTGTCCATCGTTTCTGCACACCTTGCATATCTCACTTGCAAACAATATGCAGAGCAAGAGCTAAGACGCAAAGAGATTGCAAAAATGTATCAAGAAGGCTTGTCGGACTTAGAAGGCGTGATGCTTCCTCAAGAAAAAGAAACCAATATCTACTCTCTATTTATTGTGAGATTCAACAAAGGTCGCGACAGAATCGCCTCACAACTCAAAGAAGCAGGGATCGAAACGATGTTGCATTTCATCCCAATCAACTTCTTAAGCTATTACAAAAACAAATTTGAACTAAAAGTTACGCAATTCCCAAATGCCCTTGATGTCTATCAAGAGGCACTCTCTCTGCCCATTTATTTGGGAATGTCTGATGATGATGTAACGCAAGTGATTCAGGCAATTAGAAATATCTTGAAGGCTGACAAGGAGTAA
- a CDS encoding YebC/PmpR family DNA-binding transcriptional regulator — translation MGRAFEYRRAAKEKRWDKMSKIFPKLAKAITVAAKEGGSDPDMNAKLRTAIANAKAQNMPKDNIESAIKRASGKDGVFTEITYEGKAANGVLIMIECTTDNPTRTIANLKSYFNKTPGASIVPNGSLEFMFSRKSVFEFENPTIDLEELELALIDYGLDELESVEIEGKTSYIAYGDYSDFGKLNEGFEALGIEVCKANLQRIPNNPITLTEEQILESEKLLDKIEEDDDVQAVYTNIQ, via the coding sequence ATGGGACGAGCATTTGAATACAGACGCGCAGCCAAAGAAAAACGATGGGATAAAATGAGCAAAATTTTTCCCAAACTTGCCAAAGCCATCACCGTGGCAGCCAAAGAGGGTGGTAGCGATCCTGACATGAATGCCAAACTACGCACAGCCATCGCCAATGCCAAGGCACAAAATATGCCAAAAGACAACATCGAATCAGCCATCAAACGCGCAAGTGGCAAAGATGGCGTTTTCACAGAGATTACCTATGAGGGCAAAGCGGCTAATGGGGTGCTAATCATGATTGAATGCACCACAGACAATCCCACTCGCACAATCGCCAACCTCAAAAGCTACTTCAACAAAACGCCAGGTGCTTCAATTGTGCCAAATGGCTCATTAGAGTTTATGTTTTCACGCAAAAGTGTCTTTGAGTTTGAGAATCCAACAATCGATCTAGAAGAACTTGAGTTGGCACTCATTGATTATGGATTGGACGAGCTTGAGAGCGTAGAGATCGAGGGCAAAACTTCTTATATCGCCTATGGTGATTACAGCGATTTTGGCAAACTCAATGAGGGCTTTGAGGCTTTGGGGATTGAAGTGTGCAAAGCCAATCTACAGCGTATCCCCAACAATCCCATCACACTCACTGAAGAACAAATACTTGAAAGTGAAAAATTGTTAGACAAAATCGAAGAAGACGACGATGTTCAGGCGGTTTATACAAATATCCAATAA
- a CDS encoding c-type cytochrome has protein sequence MREIKILAILVVIVGVIYWGVEPLAHSVFHPKKAPADYQFKDVKDLQVMLPGNAESGKVLVENNCAGCHNVTTPENELKARNADGVQGPDLKEMGYLYAPEFLSAFLKDPLKVAMLDKKLEGKEDLYQMSVIAGTLDDQQIADIVAYLKSIAPQEMSNREVFVQACSRCHEMKYDGINGLKGIQVATPSKLVQEYLGAPAPDLSMMFRSKGAHYLELFINDPQKMLPGTSMPRVGLSEKAEKQVLSYMEEIADPKKAERESLGIKLMLYSAIMAVIAYLWKRRVWKDLH, from the coding sequence ATGAGGGAAATAAAGATTTTGGCGATTCTAGTTGTGATTGTTGGAGTGATTTATTGGGGCGTTGAACCCCTTGCTCACTCTGTGTTTCATCCCAAAAAAGCACCAGCAGATTATCAATTCAAAGATGTGAAAGATTTGCAGGTGATGTTGCCAGGCAATGCAGAATCAGGCAAGGTGCTTGTGGAGAATAATTGTGCAGGGTGCCATAATGTCACAACTCCAGAGAATGAATTGAAAGCGCGTAATGCTGATGGAGTTCAAGGACCAGATTTGAAAGAGATGGGTTATTTGTATGCTCCTGAATTTTTGAGTGCGTTTTTGAAAGATCCACTCAAAGTGGCAATGCTTGACAAAAAACTTGAGGGCAAAGAAGATCTCTACCAAATGAGTGTTATTGCCGGCACGCTTGATGATCAGCAAATCGCTGATATTGTGGCATATCTCAAGAGTATTGCTCCTCAAGAAATGAGCAACCGAGAGGTGTTTGTCCAAGCTTGTTCGAGATGTCACGAGATGAAATATGACGGAATCAATGGGCTCAAAGGGATTCAAGTAGCAACCCCATCAAAGCTTGTGCAAGAGTATCTTGGAGCACCCGCACCAGATCTTTCGATGATGTTTAGAAGTAAGGGTGCGCATTATTTGGAGCTATTCATCAATGATCCTCAAAAAATGCTTCCCGGAACCTCTATGCCACGCGTAGGATTGAGCGAAAAGGCAGAGAAGCAAGTCTTGTCTTATATGGAAGAAATCGCAGATCCCAAAAAAGCAGAGAGAGAGTCTTTGGGAATCAAGCTAATGCTTTATTCTGCCATTATGGCTGTGATAGCTTATCTTTGGAAGCGTAGAGTTTGGAAAGATTTGCATTAG